In Amycolatopsis sp. EV170708-02-1, the following are encoded in one genomic region:
- a CDS encoding TetR/AcrR family transcriptional regulator — MKASPGSRRAELLALAAKLFAERGYVSTTVRDIADAAGILSGSLYHHFDSKESMADEILTGFLDELFGAYAEIVAKGKGPRETLEAVVVASFESIHRRPAEVAIYQSEAKHLMQLPRFDYLNDRNTEFRKLWNGILTDGIAAGVFREDLDVELTYRFIRDTVWVAVRWYNPGGTLSADDVAQQYLGILLDGIATTKRRRRG, encoded by the coding sequence ATGAAAGCCAGCCCAGGGTCCCGCCGCGCCGAACTGCTCGCCCTGGCGGCGAAGCTGTTCGCCGAGCGCGGTTACGTCTCCACCACGGTGCGGGACATCGCGGACGCGGCGGGCATCCTTTCCGGCAGTCTCTACCACCATTTCGACTCGAAGGAGTCGATGGCCGACGAGATCCTCACCGGATTCCTCGACGAACTCTTCGGCGCCTACGCCGAGATCGTCGCGAAAGGGAAAGGGCCGAGGGAAACGCTCGAAGCCGTCGTCGTGGCGTCGTTCGAATCCATTCACCGGCGGCCCGCCGAGGTGGCGATCTACCAATCCGAGGCGAAGCATCTCATGCAGTTGCCGCGGTTCGACTACCTCAACGACCGCAACACCGAATTCCGCAAACTGTGGAACGGGATCCTCACCGACGGCATCGCGGCGGGCGTGTTCCGCGAGGATCTCGACGTCGAACTCACCTACCGGTTCATCCGCGACACCGTCTGGGTGGCGGTGCGCTGGTACAACCCCGGCGGCACGCTGAGCGCGGACGACGTCGCGCAGCAGTACCTCGGGATCCTGCTGGACGGCATCGCGACGACGAAAAGGAGGCGGCGTGGCTGA
- a CDS encoding acyl-CoA dehydrogenase family protein, producing MAQDGFRDRVRTWLADNLPPELRGLGGPGREHEAFDERVEWERRLAAAGWTCVGWPVEHGGQGATLEQQVVFHEEYARANAPARVSHLAQELLGPTLITFGTPEQQKRFLPPIVGVEELWCQGYSEPGAGSDLAAVSTTATLEGGEWVLNGQKVWTSLAHVADWCFVLARTEPGSKRHKGLSYLLVPMNQPGVVVRPIQQLTGTSEFNEVFFDGARTAKDLVVGEPGDGWRVAMGTLAFERGVATLGQQVGFRRELEELTRIAPGDPVIAERIDRAWVGLEVMRAQAIRTLGDSSPGVAEVSKLVWANWHRDLGELAMLVRGARGMIAEDGLDAWQRLFLFTRADTIYGGSNEIQRNVIAERVLGLPREVRP from the coding sequence GTGGCTCAGGACGGTTTCCGTGACCGTGTGCGCACCTGGCTGGCGGACAACCTGCCGCCGGAACTGCGCGGCTTGGGCGGTCCTGGGCGGGAGCACGAGGCCTTCGACGAACGCGTGGAGTGGGAGCGGCGGCTCGCGGCGGCGGGCTGGACCTGCGTCGGCTGGCCGGTCGAGCACGGCGGCCAGGGCGCGACGCTCGAACAGCAGGTCGTCTTCCACGAGGAGTACGCGCGAGCGAACGCGCCGGCGAGGGTGAGTCACCTGGCGCAAGAGCTCCTCGGCCCCACCCTGATCACTTTCGGTACGCCTGAACAACAGAAGCGGTTCCTTCCGCCGATCGTGGGTGTCGAAGAACTGTGGTGCCAAGGGTATTCCGAGCCCGGCGCGGGGTCCGATCTCGCCGCCGTGTCCACCACCGCGACACTCGAAGGCGGCGAGTGGGTGCTGAACGGCCAGAAGGTGTGGACGTCGCTCGCGCACGTCGCCGACTGGTGTTTCGTCCTCGCCCGCACCGAGCCCGGCTCGAAACGCCACAAAGGACTGTCCTATTTGCTCGTCCCGATGAACCAGCCCGGCGTCGTGGTCCGGCCGATCCAGCAGCTCACCGGGACCTCCGAGTTCAACGAAGTCTTCTTCGACGGCGCCCGCACGGCGAAGGATCTCGTCGTCGGCGAACCCGGCGACGGCTGGCGCGTGGCGATGGGCACCCTCGCCTTCGAGCGCGGCGTCGCGACGCTCGGGCAGCAGGTCGGCTTCCGCCGGGAACTCGAAGAACTCACCAGGATCGCTCCCGGCGATCCGGTGATCGCCGAACGGATCGATCGCGCGTGGGTGGGCCTGGAGGTCATGCGGGCACAGGCGATCCGCACCCTTGGCGACTCTTCGCCGGGTGTCGCCGAAGTGTCCAAACTGGTCTGGGCGAACTGGCATCGTGACCTCGGGGAGCTCGCGATGCTCGTCCGCGGAGCGCGGGGGATGATCGCTGAAGACGGGCTCGACGCCTGGCAGCGGCTCTTCCTCTTCACCCGCGCCGACACGATCTACGGCGGCTCCAACGAAATCCAGCGCAACGTCATCGCCGAGCGGGTGCTCGGCCTGCCAAGGGAGGTACGCCCGTGA
- a CDS encoding FadD3 family acyl-CoA ligase, with amino-acid sequence MTEGTIPAALDRAAERFAGREALVDGEVRLTYAELARRVRQAARFFEGHERVAICSPNTWHWVVAGLGALYAGATLIPVNTRFTARETVDVLHRAKVSALAITGTFLGTDRLADLGSARPGTVVRIPVEGAEDPVDGVTEWDTLSGLDSDFASPARPGDVSDILFTSGTTGRSKGAMSSHRQALSVAEAWAECGGLTEEDRYLVINPFFHSFGYKAGILAAVLRGATLLPQRTFDVRETLRLIETERITVLPGAPTIYQVLLEAPERGNHDLSSLRLAVTGAATVPVTLVERMRTDLGIDTVLTAYGLTEAVVATMSRPEDDVELVANFSGRATAGFEVKLGEHDEVLLRGPNVMLGYLDDPDATAKAVDADGWLHTGDVGVLNERGYLKIVDRIKDMYVCGGFNVYPAEVEQVLSRLAGVAEAAVVGVPDERLGEVGKAFIRLTPGASLSTEDVLTHCEGQLANYKTPRFVDFVAELPRNLSGKVLKRVLREENG; translated from the coding sequence ATGACTGAAGGAACCATCCCGGCGGCGCTCGACAGGGCCGCGGAGCGCTTCGCCGGGCGGGAAGCGCTGGTCGACGGCGAGGTCCGGCTCACCTATGCCGAACTCGCCCGCCGGGTGCGGCAGGCCGCGCGGTTCTTCGAGGGCCACGAACGGGTCGCGATCTGTTCCCCCAACACCTGGCATTGGGTCGTCGCCGGGCTCGGCGCGCTGTACGCCGGCGCGACACTGATCCCGGTCAACACCCGCTTCACCGCGCGCGAGACCGTCGATGTCCTTCACCGCGCGAAGGTTTCCGCGCTGGCGATCACCGGCACGTTCCTCGGCACGGACCGGCTGGCGGACCTCGGCTCCGCGCGCCCGGGCACCGTGGTGCGCATCCCCGTCGAAGGCGCCGAAGACCCCGTCGACGGCGTCACGGAATGGGACACGCTCTCCGGTCTCGACAGTGACTTCGCCAGTCCCGCGCGGCCGGGCGACGTCAGCGACATCCTGTTCACTTCCGGGACCACCGGCCGCAGCAAGGGCGCGATGAGCAGTCACCGGCAGGCCTTGAGCGTCGCCGAAGCCTGGGCCGAGTGCGGCGGTTTGACCGAAGAAGACCGGTATCTCGTGATCAACCCGTTCTTCCACAGCTTCGGGTACAAGGCGGGGATCCTCGCCGCCGTGCTGCGCGGCGCGACCCTGCTGCCCCAGCGCACCTTCGACGTCCGGGAGACCCTGCGGCTCATCGAAACCGAGCGGATCACCGTGCTGCCCGGCGCGCCCACGATCTACCAAGTGTTGCTCGAGGCGCCCGAACGCGGGAACCACGACCTGTCCAGCCTCCGGCTCGCCGTCACCGGCGCCGCCACCGTGCCGGTCACGCTCGTCGAGAGGATGCGGACGGACCTGGGCATCGACACGGTGCTCACCGCGTACGGCCTCACCGAAGCCGTGGTGGCCACGATGTCGCGCCCCGAGGACGACGTCGAACTCGTGGCGAACTTCTCCGGCCGCGCCACGGCCGGCTTCGAGGTGAAACTCGGCGAGCACGACGAAGTCCTGCTGCGCGGCCCGAACGTGATGCTCGGCTATCTCGACGATCCGGACGCCACCGCGAAAGCCGTCGACGCCGACGGCTGGCTGCACACCGGCGATGTCGGCGTGCTGAACGAACGCGGGTATCTGAAGATCGTCGACCGGATCAAGGACATGTACGTCTGCGGCGGCTTCAACGTCTACCCGGCCGAGGTCGAGCAGGTGCTGAGCCGTCTGGCCGGGGTCGCCGAAGCGGCCGTCGTCGGTGTTCCGGACGAACGACTCGGCGAGGTCGGCAAGGCCTTCATCCGGCTGACCCCTGGGGCTTCACTGTCCACAGAGGACGTATTGACTCATTGCGAAGGCCAGTTGGCCAACTACAAGACCCCTCGATTTGTCGACTTCGTGGCGGAGCTTCCGCGGAATCTGTCGGGGAAGGTACTGAAACGCGTGTTGCGGGAGGAGAACGGATGA
- a CDS encoding SDR family oxidoreductase: MIPVPKYPEGANLLRDKVVVVTAAAGTGIGSAVAKRALEEGARVVISDWHERRLGEKAAELGDVHAIPCDVTQEEQVQALIDGAAAHYGRVDVLINNAGLGGTKSIVDMADDEWARVIDVTLNGTFRATRAAVNRFIAQGDGGVIVNNASVIGWRAQAGQAHYAAAKAGVMALTRCSAVDVAEHGIRVNAVAPSLAMHPFLAKVTSEELLTELTAREVSGRAAEPWEVANVMVFLASEYSSYLTGEVVSVSSQHA, from the coding sequence GTGATCCCGGTGCCGAAGTACCCCGAGGGGGCGAACCTCCTGCGGGACAAGGTGGTCGTGGTGACGGCGGCGGCCGGCACCGGGATCGGTTCGGCGGTGGCGAAACGCGCGCTGGAGGAGGGCGCGCGCGTCGTGATCAGCGACTGGCACGAGCGGCGCCTCGGCGAGAAGGCGGCCGAACTCGGTGACGTCCACGCGATCCCTTGCGACGTCACGCAAGAAGAGCAGGTACAGGCGCTCATCGACGGTGCGGCCGCGCACTACGGCCGGGTCGACGTGCTCATCAACAACGCCGGGCTCGGCGGCACGAAGTCCATTGTGGACATGGCGGACGACGAGTGGGCGCGGGTCATCGACGTGACCCTCAACGGCACGTTCCGCGCGACGCGGGCCGCGGTGAACCGGTTCATCGCCCAAGGCGACGGCGGGGTGATCGTCAACAACGCGTCGGTGATCGGCTGGCGGGCGCAGGCCGGGCAGGCCCATTACGCGGCCGCGAAGGCGGGCGTCATGGCGCTCACGCGCTGCTCGGCCGTCGATGTCGCCGAACACGGCATCCGGGTCAACGCGGTCGCGCCGAGCCTGGCGATGCATCCGTTCCTGGCCAAGGTGACCAGCGAGGAGCTGCTCACCGAGCTCACCGCGCGCGAGGTCTCGGGGAGGGCGGCGGAACCCTGGGAAGTGGCGAATGTGATGGTGTTCCTCGCCAGTGAGTACTCGTCGTACCTCACCGGCGAGGTCGTGTCCGTGAGTTCCCAGCATGCGTGA
- a CDS encoding enoyl-CoA hydratase, with amino-acid sequence MTVEYERRGPVAVVTMNRPEYRNAQNSAMTYALDAAFTRAVDDPEVKVIVLAGAGKHFSAGHDIGTPERDVDVSFERKAVLWWDHVGAEGGDQRFARESEVYLGMCRRWREIPKPTIASVQGACIAGALMLAWVCDMIVASDDAFFADPVVRMGIPGVEYFAHPWVLGPRAAKEVLFTGERFTAQQAKEWGMLNRVVPRADLETETMALAEKIAVMPRMGLALAKKAVNQAEDLMGLRSGMDSVFGLHHFAHAHNAEVSGGDSLGGQDARSMRDASS; translated from the coding sequence ATGACCGTCGAGTACGAGCGGCGCGGGCCGGTGGCCGTCGTCACGATGAACCGGCCGGAGTACCGGAACGCGCAGAACTCGGCGATGACCTACGCGCTCGACGCCGCGTTCACCCGCGCCGTCGACGATCCCGAGGTCAAGGTGATCGTGCTGGCCGGGGCGGGCAAGCATTTCTCCGCCGGGCACGACATCGGGACACCGGAACGGGACGTGGACGTCTCGTTCGAGCGCAAGGCGGTGCTGTGGTGGGACCACGTCGGCGCCGAGGGCGGTGATCAGCGGTTCGCCCGCGAGTCCGAGGTCTACCTCGGCATGTGCCGCCGATGGCGCGAGATCCCGAAGCCGACCATCGCGAGCGTGCAGGGCGCGTGCATCGCGGGCGCGCTGATGCTGGCGTGGGTCTGCGACATGATCGTCGCCTCCGACGACGCGTTCTTCGCCGATCCCGTGGTGCGGATGGGAATCCCCGGTGTCGAGTACTTCGCGCATCCCTGGGTGCTCGGTCCGCGCGCGGCCAAGGAGGTGCTGTTCACCGGTGAGCGCTTCACGGCGCAGCAGGCCAAGGAGTGGGGCATGCTGAACCGCGTCGTCCCCCGCGCCGACCTCGAAACCGAGACGATGGCGCTGGCGGAGAAGATCGCGGTGATGCCGCGAATGGGGCTCGCGCTCGCCAAGAAGGCCGTCAACCAGGCCGAGGATCTGATGGGTCTCCGGTCCGGAATGGACTCGGTGTTCGGGCTGCACCACTTCGCGCACGCGCACAACGCCGAGGTTTCCGGCGGTGACTCGCTGGGCGGGCAGGACGCGCGCTCGATGCGGGACGCGAGTTCATGA